A genome region from Microplitis mediator isolate UGA2020A chromosome 4, iyMicMedi2.1, whole genome shotgun sequence includes the following:
- the LOC130666393 gene encoding palmitoyl-protein thioesterase 1, translated as MYNLKANIVFIFFLINSHQYLLSAVTLKKNPTPVVLWHGMGDSCCFSFSLGQIKKIIEEEIPDVYVKSIRIGNNVIEDVENSYFKNVNEQIEEVCEDLANDNNLKDGFNAIGFSQGGQFLRGVAERCPVPGMKNLISLGGQHQGVYGLPNCGSLEHKVCDYLRRILNHGAYLSFIQNRFVQAEYWHDPLKEDEYKKNSVFLADINNELVVNETYKENLQRLETLVLVKFENDTMVQPRETEWFGFYKPGQSTELQTLQESDLYVQDRLGLKEMDEAGKIHFLSIPANHLQFDEDWFKEQIIHKYLV; from the exons atgtataatttaaaagcaaatattgtatttatattttttctaataaactCTCATCAATATTTACTATCAGcagttactttaaaaaaaaatcctacaCCAGTAGTTCTATGGCATGGAATGG GTGACAGCTGCTGTTTTTCCTTCAGTCTGGggcagattaaaaaaataattgaagaaGAAATACCAGATGTTTATGTCAAGTCCATCAGGATTGGAAATAATGTCATAGAG GATGTGGAgaatagttattttaaaaatgttaatgaacAAATAGAAGAAGTTTGCGAAGACTTAGCGAACGATAACAATTTGAAAGACGGGTTCAATGCCATTGGGTTTTCCCAGGGTGGTCAATTTTTGCGCGGCGTTGCTGAAAGATGTCCTGTTCCTGGTATGAAAAATCTTATTTCGTTGGGCGGTCAGCATCAGGGCGTTTACGGGCTTCCAAATTGCGGCTCTTTGGAGCACAAAGTCTGTGATTACTTGAGACGAATCTTAAATCACGGCGCTTACTTGTCCTTTATACAAAATCGATTTGTTCAGGCCGAGTACTGGCACGATCCGCTTAAAGAAGACGAGTACAAGAAGAATAGCGTTTTCTTAGCGGATATTAACAATGAGCTTGTTGTCAATGAG ACTTATAAAGAAAATCTCCAACGTCTAGAGACCTTGGTACTTGTTAAGTTTGAGAATGACACAATGGTACAGCCACGTGAGACCGAGTGGTTTGGATTTTACAAGCCTGGGCAATCAACTGAATTGCAGACACTTCAGGAGTCTGATCTTTATGTCCAA gaTCGTTTGGGATTGAAGGAAATGGACGAAGctggaaaaattcattttctgTCAATACCAGCAAATCATCTGCAATTTGATGAAGACTGGTTCAAAGAACAGATCATTCATAAATATCtcgtttga
- the LOC130666394 gene encoding uncharacterized protein LOC130666394 yields the protein MGIVSSTLMLVAAQLAWNCQRFLDPRYRYVEPMKTLETSSTPTTASAGIDDATNHQSVARVTDTLSSHQENRNRRAAQLRYRRKRPSSFDASLIAKSMIKNGIPVHTGSRVVSSTPSTLKRQQAPAWNNSSSASISSSSSSISSSEDSDVEPKVSSEKILERTRTQPENNENDDNDIDDQRYTMSAAEEAAFRMTVGRGHFSRSKKDRFLNHLRLEKRLNDLNREFFELTCRAHSRSLYRHHSGDLRKIV from the exons ATGGGGATTGTATCATCAACCTTGATGCTGGTCGCAGCCCAGCTCGCTTGGAACTGTCAGAGATTCCTGGACCCACGATACAG ATATGTTGAGCCAATGAAAACCTTGGAAACTTCATCAACACCTACAACAGCATCAGCAGGAATTGATGATGCCACAAATCACCAATCAGTAGCACGTGTTACGGACACTCTTTCTAGTCACCAAGAAAATCGTAATAGACGAGCTGCTCAGCTGAGGTACAGACGAAAACGTCCCTCTAGTTTCGACGCATCTCTAATTGCTAAGAGTATGATTAAGAATGGAATTCCAGTTCATACTGGATCTAGAGTCGTATCTTCAACGCCCAGTACTTTAAAAAGACAGCAGGCACCCGCTTGGAACAATTCTTCTTCCGCATCcatttcttcttcttcctcttctATATCTTCTAGTgaag ACTCAGATGTAGAACCAAAAGTAAGCAGTGAAAAAATTCTGGAAAGAACTAGAACGCAGcctgaaaataatgaaaatgacGATAATGACATCGATGATCAAAGATATACGATGTCTGCTGCGGAAGAGGCGGCATTTAGAATGACTGTTGGACGAGGACATTTTAGTAGATCGAAAAAGGATCGATTCCTCAATCATTTGCGACTTGAAAAACGACTTAATGACCTCAATCGTGAATTCTTCGAGCTCACGTGTCGCGCTCATTCACGGTCACTTTATCGACATCACTCGGGAGATCTGAGGAAGattgtttag
- the LOC130666387 gene encoding probable RNA-binding protein 46 isoform X1, producing the protein MENYLSEVRMTEQINDECRISERLIDLMNRTHYELVQENGQRRLTAPELTKEYRDRIKGAEVFLGRLPRNCYEDELMPVLEKAGRLLELRLMLDFSGTTRGYAFALYEDAKTARRARSMLDGYSIRPGHKIGVVKSIDNCRLFFGGVPKDKTKAEFAEELGKILDGISDIYLYPNAQDRTQNRGFIFVEFKDHRSAAMARRKLIPGRVILWDHEVAVDWADPEPGESLDEEVMENVTALFVRNLPLELPHQKVREIFHKVTGIPILKLKKINHFAFVHYESREMAKKVLEIANVPGGIAEQHNWEVCWAKPIGSSKILERQRAIREAVAGANSNDSQQFQNSKQLTGTYNKRQTAKKNKHSEPLSPSTNSLSPSTLNCSPEITRATIAPISPPRPIPANDKKILEDFITQKLGAQCHFICVPVLVPPGFICKILIIRNQQIMYEFQGGLYSTQDQAINVTSRVVYHQLVNNITKPIMVQPTVFAHTNVIPNRMETCH; encoded by the exons atggaaaattatttaagtgaaGTGAGGATGACGGAACAGATCAATGATGAGTGTCGTATATCTGAGcgtttaattgatttaatgaATCGTACTCACTATGAACTGGTTCAAGAAAACGGACAGCGACGTTTGACGGCACCCGAACTCACCAAGGAGTACCGTGACAGGATCAAAGGAGCTGAAGTTTTTCTGGGACGTCTGCCACGAAACTGCTACGAGGATGAACTGATGCCGGTGTTGGAAAAAGCTGGACGTCTGCTGGAGCTGAGACTGATGCTCGACTTCTCTGGGACAACCCGCGGCTACGCGTTCGCACTCTACGAAGATGCCAAGACTGCGCGACGTGCTCGCTCTATGCTTGACGGATACTCAATTCGTCCTGGACACAAGATCGGGGTCGTCAAGTCAATTGATAATTGCCGGCTGTTTTTTGGTGGTGTTCCTAAAGACAAAACAAAGGCTGAGTTTGCTGAAGAGTTGGGTAAAATTCTTGACGGAATTTCTGACATTTATTTGTACCCGAATGCTCAGGATCGAACACAGAACCGcggatttatttttgttgagtTCAAAGACCATCGGTCAGCTGCCATGGCAAGACGTAAACTCATACCTGGTAGAGTTATTTTGTGGGATCATGAGGTTGCTGTTGATTGGGCAGATCCTGAACCTGGTGAATCTCTTGATGAAGAAGTTATGGAGaat gtAACTGCTTtgtttgtaagaaatttaccTCTGGAACTTCCTCATCAAAAAGTCCgtgaaatttttcataaagtaACTGGTATTcctattcttaaattaaaaaaaataaatcactttgCTTTTGTTCATTACGAGTCCCGTGAAATGGCTAAAAAAGTACTCGAGATTGCAAATG tTCCTGGTGGAATTGCTGAGCAACATAACTGGGAGGTATGTTGGGCCAAGCCAATTGgctcatcaaaaattttagaaagaCAGCGCGCGATTAGAGAAGCAGTAGCTGGAGCAAATTCAAATGACAGTCAGCAGTTTCAAAATAGCAAACAACTTACCGGCACTTACAATAAACGTCAGACTGCAAAGAAGAACAAACACAGCGAGCCACTGAGTCCTAGTACTAATTCCCTTTCACCCTCAACTTTAAACTGCTCACCGGAAATCACGCGTGCTACAATAGCTCCAATCAGTCCGCCACGTCCTATTCCTGCcaatgataagaaaattttagaggactTTATTACTCAGAAATTGGGGGCGCAATGTCACTTCATTTGTGTCCCAGTGCTCGTGCCGCCCGGATTTATTTGCAag ATCTTAATAATTCGTAACCAACAAATCATGTACGAGTTTCAAGGCGGGCTTTATTCAACACAAGATCAAGCAATTAATGTGACATCAAGAGTCGTGTACCATCAACTTGTCAACAATATCACTAAGCCTATCATGGTTCAACCAACCGTCTTTGCGCACACTAATGTCATTCCCAACCGCATGGAAACCTGTcattaa
- the LOC130666387 gene encoding probable RNA-binding protein 46 isoform X2, which produces MIKKFEVRMTEQINDECRISERLIDLMNRTHYELVQENGQRRLTAPELTKEYRDRIKGAEVFLGRLPRNCYEDELMPVLEKAGRLLELRLMLDFSGTTRGYAFALYEDAKTARRARSMLDGYSIRPGHKIGVVKSIDNCRLFFGGVPKDKTKAEFAEELGKILDGISDIYLYPNAQDRTQNRGFIFVEFKDHRSAAMARRKLIPGRVILWDHEVAVDWADPEPGESLDEEVMENVTALFVRNLPLELPHQKVREIFHKVTGIPILKLKKINHFAFVHYESREMAKKVLEIANVPGGIAEQHNWEVCWAKPIGSSKILERQRAIREAVAGANSNDSQQFQNSKQLTGTYNKRQTAKKNKHSEPLSPSTNSLSPSTLNCSPEITRATIAPISPPRPIPANDKKILEDFITQKLGAQCHFICVPVLVPPGFICKILIIRNQQIMYEFQGGLYSTQDQAINVTSRVVYHQLVNNITKPIMVQPTVFAHTNVIPNRMETCH; this is translated from the exons atgataaaaaaatt tgaaGTGAGGATGACGGAACAGATCAATGATGAGTGTCGTATATCTGAGcgtttaattgatttaatgaATCGTACTCACTATGAACTGGTTCAAGAAAACGGACAGCGACGTTTGACGGCACCCGAACTCACCAAGGAGTACCGTGACAGGATCAAAGGAGCTGAAGTTTTTCTGGGACGTCTGCCACGAAACTGCTACGAGGATGAACTGATGCCGGTGTTGGAAAAAGCTGGACGTCTGCTGGAGCTGAGACTGATGCTCGACTTCTCTGGGACAACCCGCGGCTACGCGTTCGCACTCTACGAAGATGCCAAGACTGCGCGACGTGCTCGCTCTATGCTTGACGGATACTCAATTCGTCCTGGACACAAGATCGGGGTCGTCAAGTCAATTGATAATTGCCGGCTGTTTTTTGGTGGTGTTCCTAAAGACAAAACAAAGGCTGAGTTTGCTGAAGAGTTGGGTAAAATTCTTGACGGAATTTCTGACATTTATTTGTACCCGAATGCTCAGGATCGAACACAGAACCGcggatttatttttgttgagtTCAAAGACCATCGGTCAGCTGCCATGGCAAGACGTAAACTCATACCTGGTAGAGTTATTTTGTGGGATCATGAGGTTGCTGTTGATTGGGCAGATCCTGAACCTGGTGAATCTCTTGATGAAGAAGTTATGGAGaat gtAACTGCTTtgtttgtaagaaatttaccTCTGGAACTTCCTCATCAAAAAGTCCgtgaaatttttcataaagtaACTGGTATTcctattcttaaattaaaaaaaataaatcactttgCTTTTGTTCATTACGAGTCCCGTGAAATGGCTAAAAAAGTACTCGAGATTGCAAATG tTCCTGGTGGAATTGCTGAGCAACATAACTGGGAGGTATGTTGGGCCAAGCCAATTGgctcatcaaaaattttagaaagaCAGCGCGCGATTAGAGAAGCAGTAGCTGGAGCAAATTCAAATGACAGTCAGCAGTTTCAAAATAGCAAACAACTTACCGGCACTTACAATAAACGTCAGACTGCAAAGAAGAACAAACACAGCGAGCCACTGAGTCCTAGTACTAATTCCCTTTCACCCTCAACTTTAAACTGCTCACCGGAAATCACGCGTGCTACAATAGCTCCAATCAGTCCGCCACGTCCTATTCCTGCcaatgataagaaaattttagaggactTTATTACTCAGAAATTGGGGGCGCAATGTCACTTCATTTGTGTCCCAGTGCTCGTGCCGCCCGGATTTATTTGCAag ATCTTAATAATTCGTAACCAACAAATCATGTACGAGTTTCAAGGCGGGCTTTATTCAACACAAGATCAAGCAATTAATGTGACATCAAGAGTCGTGTACCATCAACTTGTCAACAATATCACTAAGCCTATCATGGTTCAACCAACCGTCTTTGCGCACACTAATGTCATTCCCAACCGCATGGAAACCTGTcattaa